From the Excalfactoria chinensis isolate bCotChi1 chromosome 1, bCotChi1.hap2, whole genome shotgun sequence genome, one window contains:
- the LOC140261384 gene encoding C3a anaphylatoxin chemotactic receptor-like produces the protein MPPLLVNSSSHEQDAVYYAPESISSLVIFILVFVIGIPGNGLVIWVAGLKMKRSVNIIWFLNLAVADFMCCLSLPFFIVHLFLNEHWPYGWFLCKVIPSVIIFTMFASVFLLMVISIDRCLLVMKPVWCQNHRTVKFISLVCSGIWILAFIFCCPVFHYRNTVTGDGKTECGYNFGDYELLEYVDYSDPVTGILEEYSASVPAVTHVNTVFAHQPTDSYPDFQANSISTHKGVITAAHLSHVTVDVNSLLNSTPYPDIRLLESKDDPPSTNLTVLSNNDFHLKLLDTLDFYDIFSGNDYAIPLPLIVITITRAVLGFILPFGIMAVCYALIAFRMRTSNYRKPQSKMLRTIILVIAAFFVCWTPYHIVGILSLVATPGTKLKESLILWDHLSVALAYANSCINPLLYVFVGRDFRAKARQSLQGVLEGVFTEEPTCSTPYSLDRSKTSKDKDVSTTV, from the coding sequence ATGCCTCCACTCCTGGTTAACAGCAGTTCACATGAACAGGATGCTGTATATTATGCACCAGAATCCATCAGCTCCCTGGTTATCTTCATCCTTGTTTTCGTCATAGGTATCCCAGGCAATGGGTTGGTTATCTGGGTAGCTGGTTTGAAAATGAAGAGGTCTGTGAACATCATCTGGTTCCTAAACCTTGCTGTGGCTGACTTCATGTGCTGCTTGTCGTTGCCATTCTTCATTGTTCACTTGTTCCTCAATGAACACTGGCCATATGGTTGGTTTCTCTGCAAAGTCATCCCATCAGTCATAATCTTCACCATGTTTGCTAGTGTTTTCCTACTTATGGTGATCAGCATAGACCGATGCCTCCTCGTGATGAAACCAGTCTGGTGTCAAAACCATCGAACAGTGAAGTTTATTTCACTAGTCTGCAGTGGCATTTGGATCCTGgccttcattttctgttgtcCTGTCTTTCACTACCGCAACACTGTCACTGGTGATGGAAAAACTGAGTGTGGGTACAATTTTGGAGATTATGAACTACTAGAATATGTGGATTACAGTGATCCTGTAACTGGGATATTGGAAGAATACTCAGCTTCAGTACCAGCTGTCACACATGTTAACACTGTCTTTGCTCATCAGCCTACTGATAGCTATCCAGATTTCCAGGCAAACAGCATATCCACCCACAAAGGGGTAATCACAGCAGCTCACCTTTCTCATGTCACTGTAGATGTGAACTCCTTGTTAAATTCGACTCCCTATCCAGACATCAGGCTATTGGAATCTAAGGATGATCCACCTAGTACTAACTTGACGGTACTATCCAACAATGACTTCCATTTAAAGCTACTTGATACTCTTGATTTTTATGACATCTTTAGTGGTAATGATTATGCCATACCCCTTCCCTTAATTGTAATAACTATCACTAGGGCTGTCCTTGGCTTCATACTTCCCTTCGGCATAATGGCAGTTTGCTACGCCCTTATTGCTTTCAGGATGCGAACAAGTAACTACCGTAAGCCACAAAGCAAGATGCTGAGAACGATCATTCTTGTGATAGCTGCATTTTTTGTCTGCTGGACTCCCTACCACATAGTTGGGATTCTGTCCCTTGTGGCTACTCCCGGTACAAAACTGAAGGAGTCGCTGATCCTTTGGGATCACCTCTCTGTAGCACTTGCATATGCCAACAGCTGCATCAACCCTCTGCTGTATGTTTTTGTGGGGCGGGACTTCAGGGCAAAGGCAAGGCAATCACTGCAAGGAGTCTTGGAAGGAGTCTTTACAGAGGAACCAACATGTTCAACCCCTTACTCTCTTGACAGAAGCAAGACTTCAAAAGATAAGGATGTTAGTACCACAGTCTAA
- the LOC140247112 gene encoding sulfotransferase 6B1-like, protein MSNLSEAELIHKFKGISFTTRSSPELLNSLDAFDAREDDVLLVSYPKSGTHWLAGVITKLYNTPVTLTTPIELGDMSKLEELNQLSSKRIIPTHLDYNMLPQHFKSKKCKMIYISRNPKDTAVSMYHYYQENPNLPTVDTWTAFLDLFLEGDVVCGSWFDHFLSWEEHENDKNILFLFYEDMKKNLPKIVKEISLFLGINISDEDIQDICKKSSFSEMKKDTEKENNDPSHTVCALTSNRKLIFRKGTVGDWKNHFTPKQNLRFDEVFSEKMKLSKMAKHFTYEF, encoded by the exons ATGTCCAACCTCAGTGAGGCAGAACTCATTCACAAGTTTAAGGGGATTTCCTTTACCACCAGGTCTTCTCCAGAGCTTCTAAATTCCTTGGATGCATTTGATGCTAGAGAAGATGATGTCCTTTTGGTTTCCTACCCCAAATCTG GCACTCACTGGCTTGCAGGAGTCATAACAAAGCTTTACAATACTCCAGTTACATTAACAACTCCCATTGAACTTGGAGACATGTCCAAATTGGAGGAACTGAATCAGCTGTCATCAAAAAGAATCATACCAACACACTTAGACTACAACATGTTGCCTCAACATTTTAAGAGTAAAAAATGTAAG ATGATCTATATCAGCAGAAATCCAAAAGATACGGCAGTTTCCATGTATCATTACTACCAAGAGAATCCAAATCTTCCCACTGTAGATACCTGGACTGCTTTCCTTGACTTGTTCTTAGAAGGAGACG ttgtcTGTGGATCCTGGTTTGATCATTTCCTAAGTTGGGAAGAAcatgaaaatgacaaaaatatattgtttttgtTCTATGAAGACATGAAAAAG AATCTCCCCAAGATTGTGAAGGAAATCAGCCTATTCCTGGGCATAAACATCAGTGATGAAGATATCCAAGATATCTGCAAGAAATCATCCTTCTCAGAGATGAAAAaggacacagaaaaagaaaacaatgaccCCAGTCACACAGTCTGTGCCCTCACATCCAACAGGAAGCTAATTTTCCGAAAAG GTACTGTTGGTGACTGGAAGAACCATTTCACTCCAAAACAGAACTTACGGTTTGATGAAGTATTCAGTGAGAAAATGAAACTCAGCAAAATGGCAAAACATTTCACCTATGAATTCTAA